In a genomic window of Streptomyces roseoviridis:
- a CDS encoding alpha/beta hydrolase — protein sequence MPVLPGAEPYRHEGGEVGVLLCHGFTGSPQSMRPWAEYLAGRGLTVSLPLLPGHGTRWQDMQLTTWHDWYAEVDRALRELTGRCERVFVMGLSMGGALTLRLAARYGDAVSGIVLVNPGNKVHGVAARALPVVRHFVPSTKGIASDIAKPGSVEIGYERVPLHAAYSLRRFFRIVDAELPQVTQPMLLLHSPQDHVVPPADSARILSRVSSTDVKEVILEQSYHVATLDLDAERIFEESWAFVSRLAPELVGEKGSASGG from the coding sequence GTGCCGGTCCTTCCTGGAGCCGAGCCGTACCGCCACGAGGGCGGAGAGGTCGGCGTCCTCCTCTGTCACGGATTCACCGGTTCCCCGCAGTCGATGCGCCCCTGGGCCGAGTACCTGGCCGGACGCGGGCTGACGGTGTCGCTGCCGCTGCTGCCCGGGCACGGCACCCGCTGGCAGGACATGCAGCTCACCACCTGGCACGACTGGTACGCGGAGGTGGACCGGGCGCTGCGCGAGCTGACCGGGCGCTGCGAGCGGGTGTTCGTCATGGGCCTGTCGATGGGCGGCGCCCTGACCCTGCGCCTCGCGGCGCGGTACGGCGACGCGGTCAGCGGGATCGTGCTGGTCAACCCGGGCAACAAGGTGCACGGGGTCGCGGCCCGCGCGCTGCCGGTGGTGCGGCACTTCGTGCCGTCGACGAAGGGCATCGCGAGCGACATCGCCAAGCCGGGCTCGGTGGAGATCGGCTACGAGCGGGTGCCGCTGCACGCGGCGTACTCGCTGCGGCGCTTCTTCCGGATCGTCGACGCGGAGCTGCCGCAGGTCACGCAGCCGATGCTGCTGCTGCACAGCCCGCAGGACCACGTGGTGCCGCCGGCCGACTCGGCACGGATCCTCAGCCGGGTCTCCTCGACGGACGTGAAGGAGGTCATCCTGGAACAGAGCTACCACGTGGCGACGTTGGACCTCGATGCGGAGCGGATCTTCGAGGAGAGCTGGGCGTTCGTGTCCCGGCTCGCTCCGGAACTCGTCGGCGAGAAGGGAAGCGCGAGCGGTGGCTGA
- a CDS encoding lysophospholipid acyltransferase family protein — MKFSLGGSLKVAFRPWVEGLENVPAEGPAILASNHLSFSDSFFLPAVLDRKVTFIAKAEYFTTPGVKGKLTAAFFKGVGQLPVDRSGARGAGEAAIKAGIEVIEKGGLFGIYPEGTRSPDGRLYRGKPGGLARVALATGAPVIPVAMIDTEKIQPPGKIVPKLMRPGIRIGKPLDFSRYQGMEGDRFILRSVTDEVMYEIMKLSGQEYVDIYATAAKRQIAEAEKAAKEAVKAEIAAREESGA, encoded by the coding sequence ATGAAGTTCTCCCTCGGAGGGTCCCTGAAGGTCGCCTTCAGGCCCTGGGTGGAGGGCCTCGAGAACGTTCCCGCCGAGGGACCGGCGATCCTCGCGAGCAACCACCTGTCGTTCTCCGACTCCTTCTTCCTGCCCGCCGTCCTCGACCGCAAGGTGACCTTCATCGCCAAGGCCGAGTACTTCACCACCCCCGGCGTCAAGGGCAAGCTGACGGCCGCCTTCTTCAAGGGCGTCGGCCAGCTCCCGGTCGACCGCTCCGGCGCGCGTGGTGCGGGCGAGGCGGCGATCAAGGCCGGCATCGAGGTCATCGAGAAGGGGGGCCTGTTCGGGATCTACCCCGAGGGCACCCGCTCGCCCGACGGCCGGCTCTACCGCGGCAAGCCGGGCGGCCTGGCCCGCGTGGCCCTCGCCACCGGCGCCCCCGTGATCCCGGTCGCGATGATCGACACCGAGAAGATCCAGCCGCCCGGCAAGATCGTGCCCAAGCTGATGCGCCCGGGCATCCGGATCGGCAAGCCGCTCGACTTCAGCCGCTACCAGGGCATGGAGGGCGACCGCTTCATCCTGCGCTCGGTGACCGACGAGGTCATGTACGAGATCATGAAGCTGTCCGGCCAGGAGTACGTCGACATCTACGCGACCGCCGCCAAGCGGCAGATCGCCGAGGCCGAGAAGGCCGCCAAGGAAGCCGTCAAGGCCGAGATCGCGGCACGGGAAGAGTCCGGCGCCTGA
- the macS gene encoding MacS family sensor histidine kinase has protein sequence MARRERVVRMSVEQPLWRALTAYRVLTMIYAVMLGLFGRQGYERPWIAAAFLAVLCLWTLATLPKVANAASCTRRFLAADLTLALTGILLTPLADHQAQSVDHPTLPSIWTAGSVLAYAIKGGWRWAGLASSLVAVANIIERGHPSRDTLHNVLLVWVASIAIGYVVEVARASERTLARALEIEAATRERERLARDIHDSVLQVLAMVQRRGTALGGEAAELGRMAGEQEVALRTLVAGGLTRPSHVSEDESEGAVVRVVEVPDEHDAADVDLRTLLAPRAGSRVTLSDPGSPVLLPAPAARELAAAVGAALDNVRVHAGEGARAWILVEDWGDEVVVTVRDDGPGIPEGRLAQAEGEGRMGVALSIRGRLRDLGGSADLVSVPGQGTEVELKVPRTPRERRGKAGAK, from the coding sequence ATGGCCAGGCGCGAACGTGTCGTGCGCATGTCGGTCGAGCAGCCGCTGTGGCGCGCGCTCACCGCGTACCGCGTCCTGACGATGATCTACGCGGTGATGCTCGGCCTCTTCGGACGCCAGGGCTACGAACGGCCCTGGATCGCCGCCGCCTTCCTCGCCGTCCTGTGCCTGTGGACCCTCGCCACCCTCCCCAAGGTGGCGAACGCCGCCAGCTGCACCAGACGCTTCCTCGCCGCCGACCTCACCCTCGCGCTGACCGGCATCCTGCTCACCCCGCTCGCCGACCACCAGGCGCAGTCCGTCGACCACCCCACCCTGCCCTCGATATGGACCGCCGGCTCCGTCCTCGCGTACGCCATCAAGGGCGGCTGGCGCTGGGCCGGCCTCGCCTCGTCCCTGGTCGCCGTCGCCAACATCATCGAGCGCGGCCACCCCAGCCGCGACACCCTGCACAACGTGCTGCTCGTCTGGGTCGCCTCCATCGCCATCGGCTACGTCGTCGAGGTCGCCCGCGCCTCCGAGCGCACGCTCGCCCGCGCCCTGGAGATCGAGGCCGCCACCCGCGAACGGGAACGCCTCGCCCGGGACATCCACGACAGCGTGCTCCAGGTCCTCGCCATGGTGCAGCGGCGCGGCACCGCCCTCGGCGGCGAGGCGGCCGAGCTGGGCCGGATGGCCGGCGAGCAGGAGGTCGCCCTGCGCACCCTGGTGGCCGGCGGCCTCACCCGCCCCTCGCACGTCTCCGAGGACGAGTCCGAGGGCGCCGTCGTCCGGGTCGTCGAGGTGCCCGACGAGCACGACGCCGCCGACGTCGACCTGCGCACCCTGCTCGCCCCGCGCGCCGGGTCCCGGGTCACCCTCTCCGACCCCGGCAGCCCCGTCCTCCTCCCGGCCCCCGCCGCACGCGAACTGGCCGCCGCGGTCGGCGCCGCCCTGGACAATGTGCGGGTGCACGCGGGCGAGGGAGCCAGGGCGTGGATCCTGGTCGAGGACTGGGGCGACGAAGTGGTCGTGACCGTACGGGACGACGGCCCCGGCATCCCCGAGGGCCGGCTCGCCCAGGCCGAGGGCGAGGGCCGGATGGGCGTCGCCCTGTCCATCAGGGGCAGACTGCGGGACCTCGGCGGCAGCGCCGACCTGGTCTCGGTCCCCGGCCAGGGCACCGAAGTGGAACTGAAGGTCCCGCGCACACCGCGGGAACGGCGGGGGAAGGCAGGAGCGAAGTGA
- a CDS encoding response regulator transcription factor: MVVDDHPMWRDAVARDLAEAGLDVVATAGDGEQAVRRAAAADPDVLVLDLNLPLKPGVQVCKELVAADPRLRVLVLSASGEHADVLEAVKSGATGYLLKSASTAELLDAVRRTAVGDPVFTPGLAGLVLGEYRRLASEPAPAAGRDEPKAPQLTERETEVLRLVAKGLSYKQIAERLVISHRTVQNHVQNTLGKLQLHNRVELVRYAIERGLDDA; encoded by the coding sequence ATGGTCGTCGACGACCACCCGATGTGGCGGGACGCGGTCGCCCGCGACCTCGCCGAGGCGGGCCTCGACGTGGTCGCCACGGCCGGCGACGGCGAACAGGCCGTGCGCCGCGCCGCCGCGGCCGACCCCGACGTCCTCGTCCTCGACCTGAACCTGCCCCTCAAGCCCGGCGTCCAGGTCTGCAAGGAACTCGTCGCCGCCGACCCGCGGCTGCGGGTGCTGGTGCTCTCGGCGAGCGGCGAGCACGCCGACGTCCTGGAGGCCGTGAAGTCCGGCGCCACCGGCTACCTCCTGAAGTCCGCCAGCACGGCGGAACTCCTGGACGCGGTGCGCCGCACCGCCGTCGGCGACCCCGTCTTCACCCCGGGCCTCGCCGGCCTCGTCCTCGGCGAGTACCGGCGGCTCGCCTCCGAACCCGCCCCGGCGGCGGGCCGGGACGAGCCGAAGGCCCCGCAGCTCACCGAGCGCGAGACCGAAGTGCTGCGCCTGGTCGCCAAGGGCCTGAGCTACAAGCAGATCGCCGAACGGCTCGTCATCTCGCACCGCACCGTGCAGAACCACGTCCAGAACACCCTGGGCAAGCTCCAGCTGCACAACCGCGTCGAGCTCGTCCGCTACGCCATCGAGCGCGGCCTCGACGACGCCTGA